One Panthera leo isolate Ple1 chromosome B1, P.leo_Ple1_pat1.1, whole genome shotgun sequence DNA window includes the following coding sequences:
- the ERVMER34-1 gene encoding endogenous retroviral envelope protein HEMO — protein sequence MGSLSNCVLLQLTVIAFSTILAQSQYPLPPLFQTLATLANLSDCWLCQHLDNAQEPELVFVPAHASTWWTHSGQWMHKREWYPQTRGHNHSTSSYGRVLWHWETSAEAQGLSLTQVSLLEGNFSVCIENKNGTGPFLGDVPKQYCNQTVWFDSTDGTFRPSIDVANESKTDYYDANVCLVTGQYSWFAGHTTGTWNSSPFPLVGLPNTQDYIWVDQNSGMTWLGNDTYLYSCQNQTKGLLYQIFRNLFCSYRLTEAHGKWRCADANITNDKGHGGHPMPAWWVIRSTLTLSVNNSGLFILCGNKVYKEFPPNWSGRCGLGYLAPSVSQYPAFNGSQITDVGSLIHKVAPHRRTQRDVIDHPPVYHNPNSLRALFSRLGTSDLEEAILNISKATEQGLTATVQTSEARQSRVSSLLSALQNHHLDLPAAQQGRPCTVVGNQCCLYVNKSKEVRFLLNSVKERIDSRRRMRELAFHWTDLVSGVRDWFSGHWGHMFGFVLLGFIIVLSCAAVRRSLTSRVPAQVSSSQHYTGLLACGTSCEVSNKETRGPAPPEGHKDSFALTASEQTAAAEGGLLQTSL from the coding sequence aTGGGCTCCCTTTCAAACTGTGTCTTGCTTCAGCTAACCGTTATTGCTTTTTCAACAATTCTAGCACAATCCCAGTACCCACTCCCACCCCTCTTCCAAACCCTGGCCACCTTAGCTAATTTATCTGACTGCTGGTTATGTCAACACCTAGATAACGCACAAGAACCTGAGTTAGTTTTTGTTCCTGCCCATGCAAGCACCTGGTGGACCCATTCTGGACAGTGGATGCATAAAAGGGAATGGTATCCACAAACAAGAGGACACAATCACTCTACTTCCTCCTATGGTAGAGTACTTTGGCATTGGGAAACTTCTGCGGAAGCTCAAGGTCTATCATTAACTCAGGTGAGCCTTTTGGAGGGAAATTTTTCTGTTtgcattgaaaacaaaaatggcacTGGACCCTTCCTAGGTGACGTACCAAAACAATACTGTAATCAAACAGTATGGTTTGATTCCACAGATGGCACCTTCAGACCTTCTATAGATGTTGCAAATGAGTCCAAGACTGATTATTATGATGCAAATGTTTGCCTAGTCACTGGACAATATTCCTGGTTTGCAGGCCACACGACCGGGACCTGGAACAGCTCACCTTTTCCCCTAGTCGGTCTGCCCAATACCCAAGACTACATATGGGTGGACCAAAATTCTGGAATGACCTGGTTAGGTAATGACACCTATCTCTATAGCTGCCAGAATCAAACCAAAGGTCTTCTATACCAGATATTTCGCAACTTGTTTTGTTCTTATAGGCTGACAGAGGCACATGGTAAATGGAGATGTGCAGATGCCAACATAACTAATGACAAAGGTCATGGTGGACACCCGATGCCAGCCTGGTGGGTCATACGTTCCACTCTGACCTTGTCCGTGAACAACTCTGGTCTTTTTATCTTATGTGGTAATAAAGTATACAAGGAGTTCCCACCTAACTGGTCAGGGCGATGTGGACTCGGATACCTGGCACCTTCCGTCAGCCAGTATCCCGCTTTCAATGGTAGCCAAATTACAGATGTGGGCTCCTTAATACATAAAGTAGCACCACACAGACGTACCCAAAGAGACGTCATAGACCATCCACCTGTTTATCACAACCCCAATTCGTTAAGGGCCCTTTTTTCAAGATTGGGAACTTCTGATCTAGAAGAAGCAATTCTAAACATTTCCAAAGCCACCGAACAAGGATTGACTGCCACGGTGCAGACCTCAGAGGCGCGCCAGTCAAGAGTTAGCAGCTTACTCTCTGCCCTCCAAAATCACCATCTGGATCTACCGGCTGCTCAACAAGGAAGACCGTGTACGGTCGTTGGCAACCAGTGCTGCCTGTATGTAAACAAGTCAAAAGAAGTGAGGTTTCTTTTGAACAGTGTGAAGGAACGGATCGACAGTCGACGTCGAATGAGGGAATTAGCCTTTCATTGGACTGACCTCGTCTCAGGAGTGAGAGACTGGTTCAGTGGACATTGGGGCCACATGTTTGGATTTGTTCTGCTCGGCTTCATCATTGTTCTCAGCTGTGCTGCCGTTCGCAGATCTCTCACCTCCCGAGTTCCTGCCCAAGTGTCCTCTTCACAGCACTACACGGGGCTCCTTGCCTGTGGAACTTCATGTGAGGTTTCAAACAAGGAAACCAGGGGACCAGCCCCACCGGAAGGGCATAAAGACtcctttgcactgacagcatctGAACAAACAGCAGCTGCAGAAGGAGGCCTACTTCAGACTTCTCTTTGA